In one window of Oryza sativa Japonica Group chromosome 9, ASM3414082v1 DNA:
- the LOC4347207 gene encoding cytochrome P450 76M5-like — protein sequence MEASTILWLLYVSLASCLLYKVFVSTKNGHPKIAARRPPGPTPVLLLGNVFDLRGELHLALARLAEEHGPVMSLKLGTATAVVASSAAAARDALQRYDHVLAARAVCDAARALGTHERSIVWLPGSSALWKRLRAVCTNHLFSARGLDATRAVREAKVRELVEHLRGHAAGAGEEEAAAVDVGRVVFSAVINLVSNVLFSEDVADLSSDRAQELEMLVRDTVEEATKPNLSDLFPVLAALDLQGRRRRTAVHIRKFHDFFDEIISRRQNAGGEGERKEDFLDVLLQLHSADQLSLDTIKTFLGDLFTAGTDTNSITVEWAMAELLRHPAAMSRARAELRDALGAKPHPDESDIGRLPYLSAVVMETMRLHPPSPLLMPHEAVADGAAVGGYAVPRGTKVIVNVWSIMRDPASWPRPEEFEPERFVAAGGSFRGGEMLEFMPFGAGRRACPGTPMATRVVTLVLASLLHAFEWRLPGGMRPCDVDVRGRFGTSLNMVTPLKAVPVPVPARP from the exons ATGGAAGCTTCAACCATCCTATGGCTCCTCTACGTCTCGCTCGCCTCTTGCCTCCTCTACAAAGTCTTCGTTTCCACTAAGAACGGCCACCCCAAGAtcgccgcgcggcggccgccgggcccgacccccgtcctcctcctcggcaaCGTGTTCGACCTCCGGGGCGAGCTGCACCTCGCGCTGGCGAGGCTCGCCGAGGAGCACGGCCCCGTGATGTCGCTCAAGCTCGGCACGGCCACCGCCGtggtcgcctcctccgccgcggcggcgcgcgacgccCTGCAGAGGTACGACCACGTCCTCGCGGCGCGGGCGGTGTGCGACGCCGCCCGCGCGCTCGGCACCCACGAGCGGTCCATCGTATGGCTCCCCGGGAGCAGCGCGCTGTGGAAGCGCCTCCGCGCTGTGTGCACCAACCACCTCTTCTCCGCGCGCGGGCTCGACGCGACGCGCGCCGTGCGGGAGGCGAAGGTGAGGGAGCTGGTCGAGCACCTCCGAgggcacgccgccggcgccggcgaggaggaggcggcggccgtggacgTCGGGCGCGTCGTGTTCTCGGCGGTCATCAACCTCGTCTCCAACGTGCTCTTCTCCGAGGACGTCGCCGACCTGAGCTCCGACCGGGCGCAGGAGCTGGAGATGCTCGTCAGGGACACGGTCGAGGAGGCCACCAAGCCGAACCTGTCCGACCTCTTCCCCGTGCTCGCCGCGCTGGACCTGcagggccgccgccggcgaaccgCCGTGCATATCAGGAAGTTCCATGACTTCTTCGACGAGATCATCAGCCGCCGTCAgaacgccggcggcgaaggcgaaagGAAGGAGGATTTCTTGGACGTGCTACTTCAGCTTCACTCAGCTGATCAGCTCAGCCTTGACACTATCAAGACCTTTCTTGGG GATCTGTTCACCGCCGGGACAGACACGAACTCGATCACGGTGGAGTGGGCGATGGCGGAGCTGCTCCGGCACCCGGCGGCGATGTCGAGGGCGCGCGCCGAGCTGCGCGACGCGCTGGGCGCGAAGCCGCACCCGGACGAGTCGGACATCGGCAGGCTGCCGTACCTGAGCGCCGTGGTGATGGAGACCATGCGGCTGCACCCGCCGAGCCCGCTGCTGATGCCGCACGAGGccgtcgccgacggcgccgcggtCGGCGGCTACGCGGTGCCCAGGGGCACTAAGGTGATCGTCAACGTGTGGTCCATCATGCGCGACCCGGCGTCGTGGCCTCGCCCGGAGGAGTTCGAGCCGGAGCGCTTCGTCGCGGCCGGCGGGTCGTTCCGCGGCGGCGAGATGCTGGAGTTCATGCCGTTCGGGGCGGGGAGGAGGGCGTGCCCGGGGACGCCGATGGCGACGAGGGTGGTGACGCTGGTGTTGGCGTCGCTGCTCCACGCGTTCGAGTGGCGGCTCCCCGGCGGGATGCGGCCGTGCGACGTCGACGTCAGGGGCCGGTTCGGCACGTCGCTCAACATGGTCACGCCGCTCAAGGCcgtgccggtgccggtgccAGCGCGCCCGTGA